One region of Endozoicomonas sp. Mp262 genomic DNA includes:
- a CDS encoding DUF86 domain-containing protein, which yields MLRNWKLYLEDMQESAQRVMEYTAGLDQKTFLCNRLRYDATLRNLEILGEAVKHLPVDVKNKHPDIDWRGIREFRNFVTHAYFKVDPDILWDVITRKVPQLSEQLKQVS from the coding sequence ATGTTGCGTAACTGGAAGCTGTATCTGGAAGATATGCAAGAAAGTGCGCAGAGGGTTATGGAGTATACAGCAGGGCTTGATCAGAAAACATTTCTGTGCAATCGACTGAGATATGATGCTACGCTTCGCAACCTTGAAATCCTTGGGGAAGCGGTGAAGCACCTCCCTGTTGATGTAAAAAACAAGCACCCGGACATTGATTGGAGAGGCATAAGGGAGTTTCGTAATTTTGTCACCCATGCCTACTTCAAGGTTGACCCTGATATTTTATGGGATGTTATTACCCGTAAAGTGCCTCAATTATCAGAACAGTTGAAACAAGTCAGTTAA
- a CDS encoding UPF0175 family protein has translation METFGIRDLRERSGELTRLAEAGQLALLTKRDRPLMVGVPFNETLINENINLCMAVHLFSQGIITSGKAARLAQLPLETFIEKLGHLGIPLVDYQPEDLDQELDNLGE, from the coding sequence ATGGAAACATTTGGCATACGTGACTTGCGTGAACGTTCCGGAGAACTCACCCGCCTTGCAGAAGCGGGGCAATTGGCTTTGCTGACCAAGCGGGATCGCCCGCTCATGGTTGGAGTGCCTTTCAATGAGACTCTGATTAACGAAAACATAAACCTTTGCATGGCTGTACATCTTTTCAGCCAGGGAATCATAACGTCTGGTAAGGCTGCAAGGCTTGCCCAGTTGCCCCTGGAAACCTTCATAGAAAAACTGGGTCATCTCGGTATACCGTTAGTCGATTACCAACCAGAAGATTTGGATCAGGAGCTGGATAATCTTGGTGAGTGA
- a CDS encoding sulfotransferase family protein encodes MRVNEKLRGQVVFHDYNDKLECIFVHIPKTAGTSLQKTLFNFTHTGHLRWDEYEAYDKKKFSKYYKFAFVRNPWDRVVSAYEYLKSGGRNESDKAWSEKNLAKYTSFESFINSWLTEENILTWNHFVPQSNFIFDTNDNLKVDFLGRFETLNCDFKILSEKLGGYRSLENINKSKRKAYKDYYSKTTKDKIAKLYGRDVELLGYKFDDK; translated from the coding sequence GTGAGAGTAAATGAAAAGCTAAGAGGTCAAGTTGTATTCCATGATTACAATGATAAACTGGAGTGTATTTTTGTACATATACCAAAAACAGCAGGAACAAGCTTGCAAAAAACATTGTTTAATTTCACTCATACAGGTCATTTGCGATGGGATGAATATGAGGCATACGATAAAAAAAAATTTTCTAAGTATTATAAATTCGCTTTTGTAAGAAATCCATGGGATAGAGTAGTTTCAGCATATGAATATTTAAAATCAGGAGGTAGAAATGAGAGTGATAAAGCTTGGTCTGAAAAAAATCTAGCAAAATACACATCATTTGAATCATTTATAAATAGCTGGCTAACAGAAGAAAATATACTTACATGGAATCATTTTGTACCCCAATCTAACTTCATCTTTGATACAAATGATAACCTAAAAGTTGATTTTCTAGGTAGATTTGAAACACTGAATTGCGACTTTAAGATATTATCAGAGAAACTGGGGGGGTATAGAAGCTTGGAAAATATTAATAAAAGTAAACGCAAAGCTTATAAAGACTATTATTCAAAAACAACTAAAGATAAAATCGCAAAGTTGTATGGGCGTGATGTTGAGTTACTTGGATATAAGTTTGATGATAAATAA
- a CDS encoding ATP-binding protein: MFAGRKKEIKQVIESFSRTKGTLNVIRGRRRIGKTRLIKELPNFGKNIVLRYLTSTPPAEKMSDVDERRQYAEQVKSEFGLPYMPPHASWRELFSFMGDLCIEKNTILAIDEVNWLATKSAAFMSMFFELWENQFTRKKAFMVILSGSLSSWIEDNILMNKGFVGRISVAITLKELALNDLPVFFGARIRKTPTIDLIKMLSAVGAVPRYLEELDLTQTAEANLSRLAFDKSGFLHDEFEKMFYDLFSRENKFYRNILEAIGDSRELLTAKDLSAKMGLTYSGRYTQAIEVLEEVGFLRRQHTWDISSRKVGKKYVLRLSDNYTAFYFRAIAKTRGKGLVQPAPPRNLTSVLGLQFENLVHNNLAFILARLNIETRDVAFAGPYIQTQTTRRKGCQVDLLIHVRNRVYVCECKLHAGEIGRSVIEEVDTRIARLPKAKGVSFHPVLIHANTVADSVMEEDYFDAIINLGDGVFA; encoded by the coding sequence ATGTTTGCAGGAAGAAAAAAAGAGATAAAACAGGTGATTGAGAGCTTTAGCCGAACAAAAGGTACTCTCAATGTTATTCGGGGACGCAGGCGAATTGGCAAAACCCGGCTGATTAAAGAACTACCAAATTTTGGCAAGAATATCGTCTTGCGGTACCTCACTTCGACGCCCCCGGCAGAAAAAATGAGTGATGTCGATGAGCGCCGTCAATATGCCGAACAAGTCAAATCGGAGTTTGGTCTGCCCTACATGCCACCCCATGCATCGTGGCGGGAACTTTTTTCATTTATGGGTGACCTGTGCATTGAAAAAAACACCATTTTAGCGATTGATGAAGTGAATTGGCTGGCGACAAAGTCCGCGGCATTCATGTCCATGTTCTTTGAGCTTTGGGAAAACCAGTTCACCCGGAAGAAAGCGTTTATGGTGATTCTGTCGGGTTCACTATCATCATGGATAGAAGACAATATCCTGATGAACAAAGGCTTTGTGGGTCGAATTTCCGTCGCCATCACCCTGAAGGAGTTGGCACTGAATGACTTACCAGTGTTTTTTGGTGCAAGGATCAGGAAAACACCCACCATTGATCTTATTAAAATGCTCAGTGCCGTCGGTGCTGTTCCACGGTATCTTGAAGAACTGGATCTTACCCAGACAGCAGAAGCCAATCTTTCCAGGCTGGCTTTTGATAAAAGCGGTTTTCTGCACGATGAGTTCGAAAAAATGTTTTACGACCTATTCTCCAGAGAGAACAAGTTCTATCGAAACATTCTGGAAGCCATCGGTGACTCAAGAGAACTGTTAACGGCAAAAGACCTGTCGGCAAAGATGGGTCTGACCTATTCAGGCCGTTACACTCAAGCGATAGAGGTGCTTGAAGAGGTAGGCTTCCTCAGGCGACAGCATACCTGGGATATCTCGTCGCGAAAGGTGGGAAAGAAATATGTTCTCAGGCTTAGCGACAACTACACGGCTTTCTATTTCAGGGCCATCGCAAAAACCAGAGGCAAAGGCCTTGTCCAGCCTGCCCCTCCCCGGAATCTGACATCTGTGCTGGGCTTGCAGTTTGAAAACCTGGTTCACAACAATCTTGCCTTCATACTGGCCAGGTTAAACATTGAAACAAGAGATGTGGCTTTTGCTGGCCCCTATATCCAGACACAAACAACAAGGCGAAAGGGATGTCAGGTTGACCTGTTGATACACGTCAGAAACAGGGTTTATGTGTGTGAATGCAAGCTACATGCCGGTGAGATTGGCAGATCAGTCATTGAGGAAGTTGACACTAGAATAGCCCGGCTACCCAAGGCAAAAGGCGTTTCTTTCCACCCTGTACTAATACATGCAAACACCGTCGCTGACAGCGTTATGGAAGAAGACTACTTTGATGCCATTATTAATCTTGGTGATGGGGTGTTTGCTTGA
- a CDS encoding nucleotidyltransferase family protein, giving the protein MMRDEVICKLRSILSELKQEYQVQALGVFGSVARNEAATGSDIDILVSFTGKPTYDSYMNLKFYLEDVFQTKIDLVTEAALDDRIRSYIEEDLIHVA; this is encoded by the coding sequence ATGATGCGAGATGAGGTTATTTGCAAACTCCGGAGCATTCTCTCTGAATTAAAGCAAGAGTATCAGGTTCAAGCGTTGGGGGTTTTTGGATCGGTAGCTAGAAATGAAGCGGCTACCGGAAGCGATATTGATATACTCGTTAGCTTTACCGGTAAGCCCACCTATGATAGCTATATGAATTTGAAGTTTTACCTTGAGGATGTGTTTCAAACAAAAATTGATCTGGTAACAGAAGCCGCCTTGGATGATAGAATTCGGTCATATATCGAAGAGGATCTGATTCATGTTGCGTAA
- a CDS encoding PIN domain-containing protein: MKALLDINVVMDVLLDRPRLSEASAVIMAQVELSKITGVLCATSITTIHYLISKACGKQAGEEVIKTLLQLYEIAAVNQTVLMQAQTMGFRDYEDSVQYTAARSVNAEVIITRNTKDFTKAELPVVTPEEFIMHYPSVQMV, encoded by the coding sequence GTGAAAGCGCTTCTGGATATCAATGTGGTTATGGATGTATTGCTCGATCGGCCCAGGCTTTCAGAGGCATCTGCCGTTATCATGGCGCAAGTTGAACTCAGCAAAATAACGGGGGTTTTATGTGCCACATCTATTACCACCATCCATTATCTGATTAGCAAAGCCTGTGGAAAGCAAGCTGGGGAAGAAGTTATCAAAACATTATTGCAACTGTACGAGATAGCAGCTGTCAACCAGACTGTACTGATGCAGGCACAGACTATGGGTTTTCGTGACTATGAGGACAGTGTCCAATATACAGCCGCCCGTTCTGTAAACGCTGAAGTCATCATTACCCGAAATACGAAGGATTTTACCAAGGCTGAACTCCCTGTGGTAACACCTGAAGAATTTATTATGCACTACCCGTCTGTTCAAATGGTGTAA
- a CDS encoding DUF6364 family protein — MQKLTLRMQPELIDHAKQYAAHHGKSLSQLVADYFEALTKEAYHSGSLPPLTRKLRGLLKDASDCEQDYKQHLEDKYL, encoded by the coding sequence ATGCAAAAATTGACCTTAAGAATGCAGCCTGAGCTGATTGACCATGCCAAGCAGTACGCAGCCCACCATGGCAAATCACTATCGCAACTGGTAGCCGATTACTTTGAGGCATTAACGAAGGAAGCCTATCATTCCGGGAGCCTGCCTCCTTTGACCAGAAAACTGAGGGGGTTACTCAAGGACGCCTCTGACTGCGAACAGGATTATAAGCAGCATCTTGAGGATAAATACCTGTGA